A window of Rhizobium sp. CIAT894 contains these coding sequences:
- a CDS encoding ABC transporter substrate-binding protein, protein MRCILNVTLGALISVSALATTAYADGVDQLPATEKKIYETVDPQIPLGASAYKDFKPKKLPPWKIGYASSYAGNTWRAAALDAVMSDLLPRSKAAGLVSDVVVTQSDLKDAVQIQQMRQMVDEGVDAIIICCSNVTALNQTIEYAYKAGVPVFSFSGYVTSPYAINGAANHAQGGAEMATWLAEKIGKKGNILLVSGIPGFASSDSFDKAAKEALAKYPDIKIVGEVAGKWTDQVAQVEVQKFLATNPTKIDGILTQGAQENGVLNAMLQSGRDMIPITLGGEASAACYWRKNPEFVDRSFHIWPPRREMQQMWEIMLRTLEGQGPKVQSFLRPVLPYTIDEVRAAIPEDCDLNSTDFVEPKADGWFPAAIAADYFERPADPWKPVSK, encoded by the coding sequence ATGAGGTGCATTCTGAATGTCACACTTGGGGCGCTGATCTCGGTTAGCGCCCTGGCGACAACCGCTTACGCGGATGGTGTCGATCAGCTACCGGCTACAGAAAAGAAGATCTATGAAACTGTAGATCCGCAGATTCCATTGGGGGCGAGCGCCTACAAAGACTTCAAGCCCAAAAAGCTTCCTCCGTGGAAGATCGGCTATGCAAGCAGCTACGCTGGCAACACCTGGCGAGCCGCAGCTCTCGATGCGGTCATGAGCGATCTTTTACCGCGATCAAAGGCTGCGGGCCTGGTGTCTGATGTCGTGGTCACCCAGTCGGATCTTAAAGACGCCGTTCAGATCCAGCAGATGCGTCAGATGGTGGACGAAGGCGTCGATGCAATCATCATCTGCTGCTCGAACGTCACGGCTCTTAATCAGACGATCGAATATGCCTACAAAGCCGGTGTGCCGGTGTTCTCATTTTCGGGCTACGTGACGTCGCCATACGCCATCAATGGCGCGGCCAATCACGCGCAGGGCGGCGCCGAGATGGCGACGTGGCTGGCGGAAAAAATAGGAAAGAAGGGCAATATCCTTCTCGTTTCTGGTATTCCCGGTTTCGCTTCTTCGGACAGCTTTGACAAAGCGGCTAAGGAAGCACTTGCTAAGTACCCAGACATAAAGATCGTCGGTGAAGTTGCAGGGAAGTGGACCGACCAGGTGGCCCAGGTCGAAGTTCAGAAGTTTCTTGCGACGAACCCGACGAAGATTGATGGGATCCTCACGCAGGGGGCCCAAGAGAACGGCGTTCTCAACGCAATGCTGCAGTCAGGTCGAGACATGATCCCGATTACTCTCGGGGGGGAAGCTTCCGCCGCGTGCTACTGGCGCAAGAACCCCGAGTTTGTGGACAGGAGTTTCCATATTTGGCCGCCGCGTCGCGAGATGCAACAGATGTGGGAGATCATGCTCCGCACATTGGAGGGACAAGGCCCTAAGGTTCAGTCCTTCCTTCGACCCGTCTTGCCTTACACCATCGATGAAGTCCGCGCGGCAATACCAGAAGATTGCGACTTGAACTCGACAGACTTCGTGGAGCCCAAGGCGGACGGGTGGTTTCCTGCTGCGATTGCTGCAGACTACTTCGAACGCCCGGCTGATCCCTGGAAGCCTGTGTCGAAGTGA